The Chelonoidis abingdonii isolate Lonesome George chromosome 21, CheloAbing_2.0, whole genome shotgun sequence genome contains a region encoding:
- the PNPO gene encoding pyridoxine-5'-phosphate oxidase, producing the protein MWFEEAMRCPSIGEANAMCLATCTRDGRPSARMVLLKGFSQDGFRFFTNHESRKGKELDSNPFASIVFYWEPLNRQVRIEGSVERLPEEESEHYFHSRPRSSQIGAVVSHQSTVIPDREYLRKKNTELEELYREGTVPKPAYWGGYILKPDVVEFWQGQTNRLHDRIVFRHLRDATAPTGLMTHKGEGNWVYERLAP; encoded by the exons ATGTGGTTTGAAGAGGCCATGCGGTGCCCCTCAATCGGCGAAGCCAATGCTATGTGCCTGGCCACCTGTACCAG GGATGGGAGGCCCTCTGCCCGCATGGTGCTCCTGAAGGGGTTTAGCCAGGATGGCTTTCGATTCTTCACTAACCACGAGAGCCGGAAAGGAAAGGAGCTG GACTCCAATCCTTTTGCCTCAATCGTCTTTTACTGGGAGCCCCTTAATCGCCAG GTGCGTATCGAGGGCTCTGTGGAGAGACTTCCAGAGGAGGAATCGGAGCACTACTTCCACTCCCGGCCCCGAAGCAGCCAGATCGGGGCCGTCGTGAGTCACCAGAGCACAGTGATTCCTGACAGGGAG TATTTAAGGAAGAAGAACACAGAGCTGGAAGAGCTGTACCGGGAGGGCACCGTGCCAAAGCCTGCGTACTG GGGGGGATACATTCTGAAACCAGATGTTGTGGAGTTCTGGCAGGGCCAAACCAACCGCTTACATGACCGCATCGTCTTCCGGCACCTCCGGGACGCCACTGCCCCCACGGGACTCATGACACACAAGGGAGAGGGGAACTGGGTGTATGAGAGGCTTGCCCCTTGA
- the PRR15L gene encoding proline-rich protein 15-like protein produces MAETNSWWKLTFLRKKKSTPKVLYESPDIYANENHQEATWTEAGSNGGAESEFNTRLEKIVDKNTKGKHVKVSHSGRFKEKKKVRATLAENPNLFADGEREEK; encoded by the coding sequence ATGGCAGAGACCAACAGCTGGTGGAAGCTCACCTTCCTGCGGAAGAAGAAATCCACCCCCAAGGTCCTGTATGAAAGCCCAGACATCTATGCCAACGAGAACCACCAGGAGGCCACGTGGACAGAGGCAGGGAGCAACGGTGGCGCTGAGAGTGAATTCAACACTCGGCTGGAGAAGATCGTGGATAAGAACACAAAAGGCAAACACGTCAAAGTCTCCCACTCCGGGCGCTTcaaggagaagaagaaagtgaGAGCCACGCTGGCTGAAAACCCCAACCTCTTCGCCGATGGCGAGCGGGAGGAGAAGTGA